A genomic segment from Thermococcus sp. LS1 encodes:
- the lonB gene encoding ATP-dependent protease LonB, producing MGDDEKIKREALAPREYGESLELGIEFTTTEEIEVPEKLIDQVIGQEHAVEVIKTAANQKRHVLLIGEPGTGKSMLGQAMAELLPTETLEDILVFPNPEDENMPKIKTVPACQGRRIVEKYREKAKSQESVKSYILLFVMFTVMLALFIDFSATTLLMGLFVVILTIMALSNMRLKSTVLVPKLLVDNCGRTKAPFIDATGAHAGALLGDVRHDPFQSGGLGTPAHERVEPGMIHRAHKGVLFIDEIATLSLKMQQSLLTAMQEKKFPITGQSEMSSGAMVRTEPVPCDFILVAAGNLDTVDKMHPALRSRIRGYGYEVYMRTTMPDTIENRRKLVQFVAQEVKRDGKIPHFTKEAVEEIVREAQKRAGRKGHLTLRLRDLGGIVRAAGDIAVKKGKKYVEREDVIEAVKMAKPLEKQLADWYIERKKEYQVIKTEGSEIGRVNGLAVIGEQSGIVLPIEAVVAPAASKEEGKIIVTGKLGEIAKEAVQNVSAIIKRYKGEDISRYDIHVQFLQTYEGVEGDSASISVATAVISALEEIPIRQDVAMTGSLSVRGEVLPIGGATPKIEAAIEAGIKTVIIPKSNEKDVFLSKDKAEKVQIFPVETIDEVLEISLEESEKKRELLRRIRETLPLSL from the coding sequence ATGGGGGACGACGAGAAGATTAAGAGGGAAGCCCTGGCCCCCAGGGAGTACGGAGAGAGCTTAGAGCTTGGTATTGAGTTTACGACAACTGAGGAAATCGAAGTTCCCGAGAAGCTCATCGACCAAGTCATCGGCCAAGAACACGCGGTTGAGGTCATCAAAACTGCTGCCAACCAGAAAAGGCACGTGCTTCTGATAGGCGAGCCGGGAACAGGTAAGTCTATGCTCGGTCAGGCCATGGCCGAGCTGTTGCCAACCGAAACTCTAGAGGATATCCTCGTTTTCCCCAACCCTGAAGACGAGAACATGCCCAAGATCAAGACCGTCCCTGCCTGTCAAGGCAGGCGTATTGTAGAGAAATACCGCGAGAAGGCCAAGAGCCAGGAGAGCGTAAAATCCTACATCCTCCTCTTTGTCATGTTTACCGTTATGCTCGCACTTTTCATTGACTTCAGTGCGACTACGCTTCTGATGGGACTCTTCGTTGTTATACTTACAATAATGGCCCTCTCTAATATGCGCCTTAAGAGTACGGTCCTCGTTCCCAAGCTTCTCGTGGACAACTGCGGAAGAACCAAAGCTCCTTTCATCGATGCGACCGGCGCCCACGCGGGAGCGCTCCTTGGTGATGTCAGACACGACCCCTTCCAGAGTGGTGGGCTCGGCACTCCTGCCCACGAGCGCGTTGAGCCAGGAATGATACACCGCGCTCACAAGGGAGTCCTCTTCATAGACGAGATTGCCACGCTCAGCCTTAAGATGCAGCAGAGCCTCCTTACCGCCATGCAGGAGAAGAAGTTCCCGATAACCGGCCAGAGTGAAATGTCAAGCGGTGCGATGGTAAGGACTGAACCCGTTCCGTGTGACTTCATCCTCGTCGCGGCTGGAAACCTCGATACAGTGGACAAGATGCACCCTGCACTCCGCTCGAGGATCAGGGGTTACGGTTACGAGGTCTACATGCGCACCACCATGCCGGACACGATAGAGAACAGGCGCAAGCTCGTTCAGTTCGTGGCTCAAGAGGTCAAGCGCGACGGAAAAATACCCCACTTCACGAAGGAGGCTGTGGAGGAGATAGTCAGGGAGGCCCAGAAGAGGGCCGGAAGAAAAGGTCACCTCACGCTCCGCCTCAGAGACCTCGGCGGTATCGTCAGAGCTGCTGGTGACATAGCTGTCAAGAAGGGCAAGAAGTACGTGGAAAGGGAAGACGTCATTGAGGCAGTCAAAATGGCCAAACCCCTCGAGAAGCAGCTTGCTGACTGGTACATCGAGCGCAAGAAGGAGTACCAAGTCATCAAGACCGAGGGTAGCGAGATAGGCCGCGTCAATGGTCTTGCCGTCATAGGTGAGCAGAGCGGTATCGTGCTCCCGATTGAGGCAGTTGTCGCCCCGGCTGCGAGCAAAGAAGAAGGAAAGATTATAGTTACAGGAAAGCTCGGCGAGATAGCGAAGGAAGCCGTTCAGAACGTCTCGGCGATAATCAAGAGGTACAAAGGTGAGGACATAAGCCGCTACGATATTCACGTCCAGTTCCTCCAGACCTACGAGGGCGTTGAGGGCGATTCAGCCAGCATAAGCGTTGCCACCGCTGTTATTTCAGCCCTTGAGGAGATTCCGATAAGGCAGGACGTGGCCATGACAGGTTCGCTCAGTGTCCGTGGCGAGGTGCTGCCGATAGGCGGTGCAACACCAAAGATAGAGGCCGCAATAGAGGCTGGCATAAAGACGGTCATAATCCCCAAGAGCAACGAGAAGGACGTCTTCTTGAGCAAGGACAAGGCCGAAAAGGTCCAGATATTCCCGGTCGAGACCATCGACGAAGTCCTTGAGATATCCCTCGAGGAGAGCGAGAAGAAGAGGGAGCTTCTCAGGAGGATCCGGGAGACCCTGCCTCTTTCCCTTTGA